A stretch of Canis lupus baileyi chromosome 7, mCanLup2.hap1, whole genome shotgun sequence DNA encodes these proteins:
- the PRSS35 gene encoding inactive serine protease 35 isoform X1, whose translation MGAQYTHEFGQVPNYTEQGTRCRDRPETKEKKENKMENMLFCWMFFTLGWTLIDGSEMEQDFMWHLRKIPRVVSDRTFHLTSPTFEADAKMVLNRVCGIECQKELPAPSLSDLEDSLSYETVFENGTRTLTRVKIQDVVLEPTQNISMKGVSVRRKRQVYGTDSRFSILDKKFLTNFPFNTAVKLSTGCSGILISPSHVLTAAHCVHDGKDYIKGSKKLRVGLLKMRNKGGGKKRRGSKRSRREVNGGDQREGAKDNLERAKGGRRRKESGRGQRVAEGRPSFQWTRVKNTHIPKGWARGGKGDAALDYDYALLELKRAHKKKYMELGISPTIKKLPGGMIHFSGFDHDRADQLVYRFCSVSDESSDLLYQYCDAESGSTGSGVYLRLKEPDKKNWKRKIIAVYSGHQWVDVHGVQKDYNVAVRITPLKYAQICLWIHGDNANCTYG comes from the coding sequence gacaaaggagaaaaaggagaacaaaatggaaaatatgctATTTTGTTGGATGTTTTTCACCCTCGGGTGGACCCTCATTGATGGATCTGAAATGGAACAGGATTTTATGTGGCACTTGAGAAAAATACCCAGGGTTGTCAGTGACAGGACTTTCCATCTCACCAGCCCCACCTTTGAGGCAGATGCTAAGATGGTGCTCAACAGAGTGTGTGGCATTGAATGCCAGAAAGaactcccagctcccagccttTCTGATCTGGAAGATTCTCTTTCCTATGAGACCGTCTTTGAGAATGGCACCCGAACCTTGACCAGAGTGAAAATTCAAGATGTGGTCCTTGAGCCAACTCAAAATATCAGCATGAAAGGAGTATCTGTTAGGAGAAAGAGACAGGTCTATGGCACAGACAGCAGGTTCAGCATCTTGGACAAAAAGTTCTTAACCAATTTCCCTTTCAATACAGCTGTGAAGCTGTCCACGGGCTGCAGTGGCATTCTCATTTCCCCCAGCCACGTTCTAACAGCTGCCCACTGTGTGCATGATGGAAAGGACTATATCAAAGGGAGTAAAAAGCTAAGGGTAGGGCTGTTGAAGATGAGAAATAAGGGTGGTGGCAAGAAACGTAGGGGTTCtaagaggagcaggagagaagtgAATGGTGGTGACCAGCGAGAGGGTGCCAAAGACAATCTGGAGAGAGCCAAgggtggaagaagaagaaaggaatctgGTCGGGGTCAGAGAGTCGCTGAGGGGAGGCCCTCCTTCCAGTGGACCCGGGTTAAGAATACCCACATCCCCAAAGGCTGGGctagaggagggaagggggatgcTGCCTTGGACTATGACTATGCTCTTCTGGAGTTGAAGCGCGCtcacaaaaagaaatacatggaacTAGGAATCAGTCCAACCATCAAGAAGCTGCCTGGGGGAATGATCCACTTCTCAGGATTTGATCATGATAGGGCTGACCAGTTAGTCTACCGGTTTTGTAGTGTGTCCGATGAATCCAGTGATCTGCTCTATCAATATTGTGATGCTGAATCGGGCTCCACTGGTTCTGGGGTCTATCTACGTCTGAAAGAGCCAGATAAAAAGAACTGGAAGCGCAAAATCATTGCAGTCTATTCAGGCCATCAATGGGTGGATGTCCACGGTGTTCAGAAGGACTACAATGTGGCTGTGCGCATCACTCCCCTCAAGTACGCCCAGATTTGCCTCTGGATTCATGGAGATAATGCCAACTGTACTTACGGCTAA
- the PRSS35 gene encoding inactive serine protease 35 isoform X2, giving the protein MCPLNHGLLYRTKEKKENKMENMLFCWMFFTLGWTLIDGSEMEQDFMWHLRKIPRVVSDRTFHLTSPTFEADAKMVLNRVCGIECQKELPAPSLSDLEDSLSYETVFENGTRTLTRVKIQDVVLEPTQNISMKGVSVRRKRQVYGTDSRFSILDKKFLTNFPFNTAVKLSTGCSGILISPSHVLTAAHCVHDGKDYIKGSKKLRVGLLKMRNKGGGKKRRGSKRSRREVNGGDQREGAKDNLERAKGGRRRKESGRGQRVAEGRPSFQWTRVKNTHIPKGWARGGKGDAALDYDYALLELKRAHKKKYMELGISPTIKKLPGGMIHFSGFDHDRADQLVYRFCSVSDESSDLLYQYCDAESGSTGSGVYLRLKEPDKKNWKRKIIAVYSGHQWVDVHGVQKDYNVAVRITPLKYAQICLWIHGDNANCTYG; this is encoded by the coding sequence gacaaaggagaaaaaggagaacaaaatggaaaatatgctATTTTGTTGGATGTTTTTCACCCTCGGGTGGACCCTCATTGATGGATCTGAAATGGAACAGGATTTTATGTGGCACTTGAGAAAAATACCCAGGGTTGTCAGTGACAGGACTTTCCATCTCACCAGCCCCACCTTTGAGGCAGATGCTAAGATGGTGCTCAACAGAGTGTGTGGCATTGAATGCCAGAAAGaactcccagctcccagccttTCTGATCTGGAAGATTCTCTTTCCTATGAGACCGTCTTTGAGAATGGCACCCGAACCTTGACCAGAGTGAAAATTCAAGATGTGGTCCTTGAGCCAACTCAAAATATCAGCATGAAAGGAGTATCTGTTAGGAGAAAGAGACAGGTCTATGGCACAGACAGCAGGTTCAGCATCTTGGACAAAAAGTTCTTAACCAATTTCCCTTTCAATACAGCTGTGAAGCTGTCCACGGGCTGCAGTGGCATTCTCATTTCCCCCAGCCACGTTCTAACAGCTGCCCACTGTGTGCATGATGGAAAGGACTATATCAAAGGGAGTAAAAAGCTAAGGGTAGGGCTGTTGAAGATGAGAAATAAGGGTGGTGGCAAGAAACGTAGGGGTTCtaagaggagcaggagagaagtgAATGGTGGTGACCAGCGAGAGGGTGCCAAAGACAATCTGGAGAGAGCCAAgggtggaagaagaagaaaggaatctgGTCGGGGTCAGAGAGTCGCTGAGGGGAGGCCCTCCTTCCAGTGGACCCGGGTTAAGAATACCCACATCCCCAAAGGCTGGGctagaggagggaagggggatgcTGCCTTGGACTATGACTATGCTCTTCTGGAGTTGAAGCGCGCtcacaaaaagaaatacatggaacTAGGAATCAGTCCAACCATCAAGAAGCTGCCTGGGGGAATGATCCACTTCTCAGGATTTGATCATGATAGGGCTGACCAGTTAGTCTACCGGTTTTGTAGTGTGTCCGATGAATCCAGTGATCTGCTCTATCAATATTGTGATGCTGAATCGGGCTCCACTGGTTCTGGGGTCTATCTACGTCTGAAAGAGCCAGATAAAAAGAACTGGAAGCGCAAAATCATTGCAGTCTATTCAGGCCATCAATGGGTGGATGTCCACGGTGTTCAGAAGGACTACAATGTGGCTGTGCGCATCACTCCCCTCAAGTACGCCCAGATTTGCCTCTGGATTCATGGAGATAATGCCAACTGTACTTACGGCTAA
- the PRSS35 gene encoding inactive serine protease 35 isoform X3 → MENMLFCWMFFTLGWTLIDGSEMEQDFMWHLRKIPRVVSDRTFHLTSPTFEADAKMVLNRVCGIECQKELPAPSLSDLEDSLSYETVFENGTRTLTRVKIQDVVLEPTQNISMKGVSVRRKRQVYGTDSRFSILDKKFLTNFPFNTAVKLSTGCSGILISPSHVLTAAHCVHDGKDYIKGSKKLRVGLLKMRNKGGGKKRRGSKRSRREVNGGDQREGAKDNLERAKGGRRRKESGRGQRVAEGRPSFQWTRVKNTHIPKGWARGGKGDAALDYDYALLELKRAHKKKYMELGISPTIKKLPGGMIHFSGFDHDRADQLVYRFCSVSDESSDLLYQYCDAESGSTGSGVYLRLKEPDKKNWKRKIIAVYSGHQWVDVHGVQKDYNVAVRITPLKYAQICLWIHGDNANCTYG, encoded by the coding sequence atggaaaatatgctATTTTGTTGGATGTTTTTCACCCTCGGGTGGACCCTCATTGATGGATCTGAAATGGAACAGGATTTTATGTGGCACTTGAGAAAAATACCCAGGGTTGTCAGTGACAGGACTTTCCATCTCACCAGCCCCACCTTTGAGGCAGATGCTAAGATGGTGCTCAACAGAGTGTGTGGCATTGAATGCCAGAAAGaactcccagctcccagccttTCTGATCTGGAAGATTCTCTTTCCTATGAGACCGTCTTTGAGAATGGCACCCGAACCTTGACCAGAGTGAAAATTCAAGATGTGGTCCTTGAGCCAACTCAAAATATCAGCATGAAAGGAGTATCTGTTAGGAGAAAGAGACAGGTCTATGGCACAGACAGCAGGTTCAGCATCTTGGACAAAAAGTTCTTAACCAATTTCCCTTTCAATACAGCTGTGAAGCTGTCCACGGGCTGCAGTGGCATTCTCATTTCCCCCAGCCACGTTCTAACAGCTGCCCACTGTGTGCATGATGGAAAGGACTATATCAAAGGGAGTAAAAAGCTAAGGGTAGGGCTGTTGAAGATGAGAAATAAGGGTGGTGGCAAGAAACGTAGGGGTTCtaagaggagcaggagagaagtgAATGGTGGTGACCAGCGAGAGGGTGCCAAAGACAATCTGGAGAGAGCCAAgggtggaagaagaagaaaggaatctgGTCGGGGTCAGAGAGTCGCTGAGGGGAGGCCCTCCTTCCAGTGGACCCGGGTTAAGAATACCCACATCCCCAAAGGCTGGGctagaggagggaagggggatgcTGCCTTGGACTATGACTATGCTCTTCTGGAGTTGAAGCGCGCtcacaaaaagaaatacatggaacTAGGAATCAGTCCAACCATCAAGAAGCTGCCTGGGGGAATGATCCACTTCTCAGGATTTGATCATGATAGGGCTGACCAGTTAGTCTACCGGTTTTGTAGTGTGTCCGATGAATCCAGTGATCTGCTCTATCAATATTGTGATGCTGAATCGGGCTCCACTGGTTCTGGGGTCTATCTACGTCTGAAAGAGCCAGATAAAAAGAACTGGAAGCGCAAAATCATTGCAGTCTATTCAGGCCATCAATGGGTGGATGTCCACGGTGTTCAGAAGGACTACAATGTGGCTGTGCGCATCACTCCCCTCAAGTACGCCCAGATTTGCCTCTGGATTCATGGAGATAATGCCAACTGTACTTACGGCTAA